GTAGATTACACATTGATCAAGTGGATTTATGGAATCAAGTTGGCAAATTGTTAGAGGAATCAGCACTGCAAACAGGACAAAAAGATTGTGAAGTAACAAGTGAGTATTATGTATGGTTAATATCAAGGATTTTGGAAGAAGTTAAGAAGAAACCTTCAAGAGATTCCAAGGCTGTGCAAACCGAGGAGGATTCCAGTGATCCAGAAATTGAATGTCTGATGAAAGAGCTGGAAATGGAGAACAAAATATTAGAAGAGTGTTACGAACAAATTCCAGGACCGGGAAACTACTATAAAGAGGAGGATTTAATCATTAAAGTGTGCTGTGAAGGAGATAGTATTATCTGGGAAAATAcagaaaatttaattaaattgatGAAATTTAGAGAagataaatgtgtaaaaaagtgtTTAAGTCTGTTAAAGAAAAGGAATGATCTTTACAGAAAAATTATAGCAGCTCAGTACCTGAGTATAGTCTCCTTAAAACATATACATTCTAAGAATAAGAATAAAGAGTTTGAAAGGCCTAAATTTAAGGCCACAGAAGAAATTGTGAAGTTAGAGAAGAGAATAGAGGATTTGAAGGGACAGAATCAGAATCTTAGTTCAAGACTAGAGTTATACAAGTCAGAAATTGAGAAATTCTACCCCAAGAACAATTCTTCCTCTCAGaatgaagaaaattttaatttgtaattttaaaagttaactttaaaattaaatgtgttgacTTTGAAGTTCATGTAATAATCTTAATGTGTACCAGATTGTCATCCGTGTGGATGTTGACAGATGTTagtacaatttttattagatttataaaatgttagAATTTGTagatattattaatttaaactatattTAATGGCTGTTtcaatgattttaaaaaatgaaagtATGCAAACCTCCATGTCGGAGGTCGAACTTGAAAAAATCACAAATTTCCTTCAAATCTGACCCAAACCCTAGCAAATATGGAAAAATTGACGGGTTTGAGATAGATGAACCGTTATTTTCACTTTTGGACGGATTAGTGGAAAACAATGAGAAGACGAAGGAGGTCGTGGTCAAAACTCTGATGAAGTTTGCACTTTATCAGCCAgatttagtgttaaaatcGGTTTTAACCTTCTTACAAGTGCAGAAAACAACAGTAACGCATCAACATTCCCTGCTAAGCTTCCTAAAAAAGTGCATAAATGAGTTGAAAAACGTGCCAAACAGTACTGTTAAGGAAGTacttttatttgttttaaagGAGATTAGGTTCCTGAAGGTTACTGACCAAAGGCATCTTGAAATGAAGGAAATTGTTAACGCGGCAACTGTTCTCTGCCCATCGTTCTCAGTGGATATTATATTAGCATCCATTAAAGATATAAatcaaagtattttttaacttatataattaaaatatctattgaaattatataaatttttatataaataatgtttttagtttaacaaatttgtaGGAGAAAATTATTTCGAGATTTTGTGTATATATGTGAAGGTTTTGGCTCATATTTGTGTCTCAGTTCCAAACAATTCATACGTGAAGAGTGTTTTGATTTCAAGTCACCTAATGTCGTTGTATAATAAGGATGTTTTTAAGGAGGAGAACCAGGAAATTTGCAAGGAACTTTCATCACTATTGTATGCAATTTCTAACATGATACTGACAGTTCCTTACACATCAAATTCCTATTCAAGGTTTATTGGATTAGGTCGTTTTTCTTCCTTGAATAACAACACACTTTCCAAAGTCTGTAATGAAATAACTAGTGATTCAACTATGTATGAGGCTTTGAACttggaaaataatatatataatcGGTTCTTAAAACAGTCTAACATGCCAAATCATACTCATGATAGTGTAAATTCCctaaatagtgtgaatcATGTGGATAATAAGATGATTCGTAAGATGAGTAGACCTAATATAGAAAATATCAAGAATATACTGGAACCGTTGTATGGGTTAATGTTGGATTATTACTTGCAAAAGATATACATAAATCCGGCGTATGATAATACATGTTTGGAACTACTGTATTCCTTGGTGATCATTTCAGAGTACGTTTCACCTGAATGTTTCAGGAATAATTCACTCAACCTGTTAACGTGTATCATAGTCAGATTCTTAAATTATGTGCCAAATCTCAAAGTTAACGATAATTTGTGGCTCAAATTACATAAAATCAGCTCAAACAACCTGACCaataaatttgtatcaCTGTTTTCAAATCCAAGTATGTTCTGTCCTATACCttagaatattttatacactGTTATcatacttatttattattgtgATTTTAGATGTTCTGTGTAATGTTCCGCCGAAGTTTTTTGTTTATGGCCTGAGGGTCTTTCTGCAAATCttgtacaataataatcaattttacatttatacTAATTCCCACAAGTTTGTTTCTAGATATTTACCTAGTTGCATCCTTATCTAGATACTACTAATAACGTTGTAGTCTGTGTAATATACTGTTTTCGATGCTGgtaatattgtataatagtaataataaatgtttgTTGTCCTACCTAAAAGACGCGGTGTCTTCTAAGGATACTTCTGTTGTCACCAGTCATTCAAGTTCAACTGACTCTGTCAATGAGATTGACAATGTGTACATTGACCACATAATAAATTCACTTGGGATACTGTTTAGCATAAATTCAACGTGTTTAGTTCTTTGCGaatttttgtataataaactTGTTTCAAATGTTTTGTCGAGTGTGATTTTGTCATTTTATATCTTCTCCTGTACATTTACTGTGGAAAGGGATAGTCAAACTAATAATGAGAATAGTTCGCTTTTAAAAAGTAATGGTTTAGTTGATACTGGTGAATCTTACAACCTAGTGAAGAATAATAGTGGATTTGGTGAAAAGAAGAGTATACTgatgtataaaataatagatAATATACACAACATACTGAGCATAACAGTGACGGACACATACTCcttttatataattgtacAGTTCATAAACATCTTGTTTTCTTCAAAGTACATTTCCTTTTACTCAAACTATAATCAACTGGAACAAAATAGTATGTTAAGTAAGAAGCTGAAGAGtgtttattatataatcaattatatattcgagtataaaataaacatgGTTATCAAGAAACGGATTGAAAGTAATGTGGAGTTATTCAATGACAACAAGTTTGACCAGACATTTTTCCACCTGATGTATCATTATGACCCAAATAGCACAGCCCAGCTTCTCACAACACATCCATCAGTTCAAATTGAGTTTATAGAAGACTGTATTGATAACATAATAAGAAGTTCACCGGAACATTTTCTTTCATATTTAATGAACAAATTAACAAGTAATGTTAAAAGAAATCTTCTAACGATATTTATGTACTTTGATAAGTTATTTGAAAGGTGTGGAGAGGACTTAATAAGGAGAGTGTTAGGAGAAGAGAACTTGGTAATTTTGTTGATTCTATCAATGATATATCTACATGACCCAGTGTACTACTTTGGTGAAGCATATTACTCCTCTAAACTTCTAATAAAACTCTATAAACTGTTGTTTGTACCAGTTGGTTCTACGGATGTTAGTTTATCTAAACTATTGATCGATGAAGCTGTTGTGGTTAATGATTTAGGTGATTATAACACACTGGATTACTTCTGTTTAACTGATGAAGgagtaaaaattattagcAAGATAGATGAAACCTATGTGTATCCCACAGATATAGTAGTAAATATGATGAATGTATCAAGAATAATTGAGAGACTTAATGGATTATACAATGTGGATGGtggtaaaattattaaccaAATGAGTTCAGTGATGAAGAAGcttaaaaataaacctGTTTTACACAGGTCAACATCCTTCTTATTTAATCCATCGTTTTTGAGTACAGGGAACACGTTTTCtagtaatatactattaaacaGCGTAAATACACCTGCATCCAGTTTAAAGGTGAATGGGATAGTGATTGATACAGATTTGAGTACTTTTCAAAATCTGGGAATTTTGAATATAATATGCCTTTTTTCCGCTGATTCAACCACTAAACAGTCGAGTTTTTTGGATAATAGTGTAACTGATATTATAAACTCTGTGATTAATAATGTGAGCACAAATACAAGTACTTTCACACTAGGTAAGGAAGAGTTGGCTCTAGCCCAGAAACAAAAACTAACACACTTCCGATATGATACAGTTAACACTGGCGATGATAGTGTGTTTTGGTGTAATACCATGGAAATgaagtatatatatttagtattGAACAGCATTTGTATAAGTAATTTGGCAAGTAAAGATAACACTAGGGTTCTTTGCACAAAACTGTATCAAATTATGGTTCAAAACATTCCAAAAGACTcatcattttcattattcGGGAAGACTTCAGCTTATTTACAGTCTGAAAGAGTTAGACTAACTTTATTATCAGCACTAACGCATGTTTATGCAAAGTTTGGGTCTGTTatgaataataaagtaGTTGATAGTGGTGAGTTGGTAAATAGTAAAGAATCTGTTGAAGAAGTGTTAAGTGCGagatataataaaatgtcaAGTTTACTTGTGGCTAAAGAGAAATCTAATGAACCAGATGATAACAATATATCAGAAAGCATGGTTGagaagtatataatatcaCCAATGATATTGATGTTCAACAACGAAACTGAATCTTCAGTACAAGAATTCATACTTAACCGTCTGATACTGTTAACGCACTCTAACAGTTGTGTTAACGGAGATATCGAAATGATTTCTGtattgtttaataaattaattggtGTAATATTGAAATTGTCAGATAGTAACCTTAAACTGGATCCCAACAGTATGGTGGAAAGGTatgaaaaaaatgaaatattgaacataaataatgtaaatagaGAAGTAACTGAAAAGGAACAGCTTTTGTCATTTTACTCTTTCATGTTATTGTCATCATTTGGACCACATTACAAGTCACTAACAAGGTCAGAGAAGCCCTATATGGTATTATACTACATACTGTACTGGTGTGATTATTACTTTTTCGTTAATGTAGCCAAGTTTAATCTTAATTATTCCTTCTGCTACAACTTCCACAGCTCAGTTAACCAGGTAAAAATCGTACAATTTTACCTTAAAAGTGTTTTTGACGCACTTATTGACTCGGATAATGGTGTAGACTGGGACAtactttataaaataatcgCCATAATACTGAGTAATAATAACCAGATTGAGCAATTATTGATCAAAAACAGGTTATACATAATgattacatttttaaacgAGGTTTCACACTACGGTTATACTGATCTGAGTACAGAGGGTAGTGTAGAAAACTGgcttaaaatattaatgatGATATGGTGTTATGTCCTCAAATGCCATGATTACAATGTGAAAGTTAACTTGattagtattttttaccgGTTATTTCAACAACACAAGGCAGTAGCAAATACGGAAACAGTAGTAAAGTCGGACGtcataaataatttggacACTATAATTAGTGTGATGCCGGAAGATTTGAGCATAAAGTTGGTGATGTTGGCggtaaattatttggaaAGACCAACTTGCGTATCAAATTCACTAATTAAAATCatacataaaatattgaagCAGAATATGAGCTTGATGTCAACACATCAGATTCAGTCGATTTTGTTAGTTGTATTTAACAGGTTTAAACAACACTTGCAgagtaataatataccaaTTTTCTTGAGATTATTCCTAATTGACATGTTCAAGAGTAATATTAGCATTCTGTTTAACATACTGTTTGGTTATAATTTGGAGTTCCAGTCAAATGTGATACTCATGATAATCAAAGATGAGGAATTGCTGGATTTATTACTCGATTACCTTCAACAATTTATCAGTAAACAGCTTCAAGAGTGTTTTAAATTGGATTCTTGTAGTTCTGGGAATACAGAGGTCGTTGAAAACGTTGAAAATTCTACTGTTTCTAACAGGGAACTTAGTAAAGAACATAGTATTAAGACTCTGGAGTGTATAATAGAGTATAATGTAAGTATATTCAAGAATAATTTTGAGTTGTTAAGTGAGAATAGTGAATATGTAAACCTTCTTATTATATACGTGAATGCCATGTCAAGTAGCGTTTCAGGCTTAATCAAGGAAAATCTGGATAAAAAAATCATTAGACTTTTGAAATCTATTCTTCAACAGGATGTTTCAGCCaataatacaatattatattacagtaTTGCCATCATAAGCAGCAATTCAAAGCTTTTAAACTCACTTCTTGACTATATTCTCAACTTATTCCATTGTAAAAACAAATGTTCAGAAAACGGTTCCTATAACAGTTCTAAGAATAGTAATGATGCGGGAAATATGGAAACCAGTAGTATGAAAGTGTTGTTGAAGATAATAATTGAACTGATCAAGTGCAAATCATTAATTGGGTATGATTTGAAGGTtataaagataataaaatcaCTTGATTACAATTATAAGCTCATGTACTATTATCTCAAGAATATGTATACAACCAAAATTAACCCGTATTATAACTTGTATAACAATTTGTATTACAAGGTTGAGAAAGTTAGAAAACGATTCTTTGACCAACTTATAAGCTCATTAACCAGTAGTATTGATGAGAAAATAGAAACTAAATCtttatattactatatgAAGGTAATACATATGGTTATTAGGataataacaaataatCGTCTGGCAAACTACTATGATAATGTTGATAAAATGATATGCACTATTGTCAGGAATAAGACTTTTTTCACTAGAAAGAAGCTAAGGCACTCGTATTTACAACTTTACTGCTCAATATTACGATATATAActgttaaaaatactatttCCTCAAGAGTTAAAATTAGCAAAACCCTGGCTGTGGATAATTTGaaaacttatttattatatccAACCTGTGTAGCAATAATGTCCAAAGATAGTAAGGGACTGTCAAAGATATGTAACAAGtacatcaaattatttatttcctTATTCTTTGGCAATTGCTATAGTGTGGATTGTTCTAACTTGTTTGAGGAGGTAATAAGAGCCTTAATTGTTATGGgtaatagtaatactgCTTGTATATGTAATTCTACAATTCCAAGCTATCAAACTCCGGATACAacttgtaattttaaatattctaaaGAACCAAGTCAGAAAACCCTATGTGTTTGTAACAGTTTCTATTTGctgtatattttatcatattttataccCAATAATGAAGATGAAGGGATCTTAGTTCCGGCGAACATTAACGAGGAGTTTAAAAACATCAAGAGGTTGCAGCTGGATAAAAAGAGCTCCGAGGTTCTTTTCCAAAGTAAACCCACCTTTGAAAACCATTCTCAGGAATTCATTGACGTTAATGAATTCTATAATCTTAACCTCAATTTGGGAAATTCCGCTACTCAACTTGATAACAGTAGCGATTTGTCCAATATTAGTGTTTGTGGAGATTTGTTAGTGCTGTTGGATGTTAGTGACTATGTTATGGTTGACGGCAGAGCCAagagtaattttatgtaCAATTCAGACTCTCTGGAAGAGTATTTCACCAAAGTTTCTGGTAAAAACTTAAGTCTCCTCAGACTTAAAAGTGTGGATGTTATCAAGAATTCATTTCTGTTCCTCTCAAACAACGTTTATCGTTTTATCACTTTCCAAAGATATTTAAACTCGAAACTTATCAAGGTCAACCTGTTCCAATCTGATACTCACTTTTCCTTTAATTCCACTTCAAACAAACCTAATGATGCCGTaaacaacaaattaaatgataaagtAAAGGAAAGTCCTGCTGGAGAACCTGTTCAGGACGATGTTCTGTACAATTGTATCAAATTTTGTGTGTTTATAATGTCAAAATCATCACTGTACATTTCTGAAAACTCAGAATTCCTTCAGCTCGATCACCAGTCTAACCAAATTGATGAACATGAGCTGGAGTCGAATTTGAAGTTAATCAGGagaaattgtttaattcaCTATGAAAGTCTTTGCAATGTAGTTTTAAGTAAGTTGTGCAAGTTAATCAACAACACCAAATTCAAGCTGTACATTTACAAACAATTGCAACACTTATCAAATGTTGTGTCTCACTAATatattaccaaatttaagggtatattttatatatctCTATCATACTCATGTTTTATACATGGACGTATTATAAATCACTAGTGTAGTCTTATTTATCTGTACactatatatatgtatTCTACTGTCACGAGTATACATAGTGTATAATAGCGCcattataaattttgtatatacaatatatactattagcACTACACACTTGTGTATGTTGTATGGAGtataaatttggtaaatattaaaatcaGTTGTTAGAGGAGTTTTCTAACAGTTTTAAGGTTAACTTCACaatcaaattaatcaaTTTGTAGTTTATGTcctataatactaattaactatggTGTAACTAACGTGTTGGTTCCACTGGATTGTCAGATTATCATGTTTATATACCAACTCGAGTGATGAGTACTTAAAGTTTAACTCTAAAAATCTTTAAAAGGCTTAAAAGTACCTTCAGAACTAGTCTTGGTTGTGTAATCTTTGTCCTCCACTTTCGagttttgtataattttagCTATAAATTCAGTCAATTTGTAAAACTGGTCTGGTGTAACAGTCAGTTTTACCCTGTTTATTATCTTCGGCATTGTagatttaacaattttctCAACATCTCCAACCCTGGAATCTTCATTGCTTAGGGTTTTCAACAAAGTTTCCTTATTATACaagtaaatattattattcaaattaaatCCGTAGACCacctaaaattatattcataACTAAGATATTAGCGGATATGCTATTAATGGGTATATTACATGACTAAATAGACTCGttataactataatattGGTAACTATAGTGTGCATTACTGTTTCATTGTGAATTAATATGTTTGGGTGTACGTAAACCTCTcttatatcatttttagaAGTATctttagtaaattttattgtttgCCCATTACATGGATAATATACCTAcaacatttaatttttaaataaagttaCCGGTATCTTAAgggtattatttatatgtttTGAAAATCTTTTCATTGACTCTAATTCTCCATGTACAAAAACAATGTTTTTGGGCcttatctaaaaatataattaagcattatatatttatataaaaatacatgTTTGATCAGTTGTAGGATTCCTGGTGAGTCGGCATGGGCTGAAAAGGACAAATATCTAActttacattttatattcatcACTCCAATGTTGGTTTTAATAGTTTTTTCTCCTAAACTCCACATTAAttttgaataaatattttacatagGATATATTGATGTTACAGTTAGTTACCTGCTATTAACTTATTTCCTACGGTTCCTTGTACACAATATCCTAATCAAAGATTTAATTATCTTgaattatagttaataatcAGTGAGaatgaataataaatttatagaaaTAATGAATTATACTAAAAAAACCTGGTATGAGAATAAGGTTGTTTGGATTTTGAGACCAGAGTTTGCATGCTTTGAGTGACAACCCTGTGTGTACCATTCCTGGTGTTGCGAAGAGAACCATTGGTCTATTGTCGTTTAAAAATGACTGATCAAATTGGAGCAAATTTCTCAGTGAGAAAGGGTTTTCTCTAAGGTTAGTTATGCTATTATTATTGGTCCAGCTTGAGTGGAGTTTATAGTAATTTGTTGCCTTTTCTGACAATCCTCCGCCAAAGTATATGGGGAATGAAATCGATAGGTTATTCCAGTAATTGTTCAAGATGATTGCAAGTTCTTGCGCCCTTCCAACTGCAAACACTGGTATTAATACCTTCCCctaaacatatttttattgagTTCACATAGTTTATAGGGTAAACTTAGTATTAATTAGATATTGTGTAGTTGTAGTTACTCCATTTATTAGTGTGTCATGTACTGTTGTGCATAGTTCCATTTCAGTTGCTCTTTTTGATTGTCGAACAAATGTTGCATATGTCGACTCACAAATTAAAACGTCTGGTTCCAAAGTTGGTACTTTGGCAGGTCCCAAATGTTTGTCTGGTATTGTATTAAAATCTcctaataaaatatattatactgttttacaaatagtaatagtattgtataaaatgaaatgaactaatttatacaattagAAATACTGTAGTATAGAGAATTACCTGTATATAGTACTTTAAATCCATCACATTCTGATAAGAACATTGAGGCCCCTAGTACATGTCCAGCGTAATATGGTACCAGGTTTAAGTTACCAACGGTTTCAGTTGCTCTAAGCTGTAATGGAATTGATCTTTTCATGCATTCTGCTACTGAATTTAAAGAGTACCCCCAAGGATCCGTTCTTTCTTCTATCTTTCTTCTCTTATCAGTGTTGTATGTCGTGTTTGTATGACAGTTAAGAAGTGACTTAACCGAGGCGTTAATTGAAGAAATTGTGTTTGGGTCATCAGGAACTGTTCTAGTAGATGTAACTTGGACACTATCTCTAAGTAACAGGGGACAAAGTGCTCTTGTTGGATATGTCAAATATATTGGTCCGGAGTATCTAaatcataatttaatcacaagaattatatatctaaatggtgtaaaaaatggtaTATAGTTGAGATAAACTAATAGTATGGTATAAATTACCCAATGTGTTCAGTTAAGAATGGAAGTGCTCCTACATGATCAAGGTGGAAATGTGATATTACAGAGCAGTCTACACTATTAGTAACATTCTTTAATGCCTTTTTTAATGCATTTTTCATATAAGTATCCTTATCAAATTCTACAATTTgttataattttgtaaaaattaccctGTTTTATGACACCTTTATCTGAATATTCATGTGAAAATGGGTCATCCGGAGCACTTTTTACGGGAAATTCCTCTTTTTTAACTGACTCTATCAGTTGTAACTGATAATTATACTCATTAACATCACCCAGAAGCTGTAAGTCAGGATATCTTCTTTGATCTATGAAGCCACAATGGGCTCCACAGTCAAATATAACTCTTTTGGATGGAAATGTCACTACTATGCATGATCTTCCTACATCTTGCCCAGCTCCAAGCACTGTTATATCAACAGAGCTCATTGGTTTTATAGAGGCTTGTTATTCTAgtttaaaagttaaaatacataattatatgcgattattataatttaaatcaaataaaataagttaataaatCGTGAAAAAATAGGGGAAAAAGTGAAAATGGTTTTAAAgttgaattttaaaatggaaattatgaagaagatatggaaatttttttattaaatgaaGAAAATCATGAAATCGAATGAATTTCAGATATGATAGACAATAGTtggaaattaaaatttaataaaacttgaaataattttaaaaccaATAAAAGGTTGATTTGTCTAAAATTAAGCTAATTAAAAGTGAATTAAGTCTAGGAATCACTCAATGTAGTTGCACATTCCCCATCTCATAAAAATCAGTTATTTTAAGATAACAGatacattatattaattatgtcATCACAGTCAGGATCAAATCAGACTCTACACAATAATAAGAGATTCGTATTCAGAAGTAATTTGAATAGGTTATTTTCTGATACCAAAATATTTCCTCCCAGCTCAAATCCTTGTTCCAAATGTATTCTTAAGAAAAAACCCTgtat
The Theileria parva strain Muguga chromosome 3 map unlocalized ctg_530, whole genome shotgun sequence DNA segment above includes these coding regions:
- the CPSF73-II gene encoding Beta-Casp domain protein encodes the protein MSSVDITVLGAGQDVGRSCIVVTFPSKRVIFDCGAHCGFIDQRRYPDLQLLGDVNEYNYQLQLIESVKKEEFPVKSAPDDPFSHEYSDKGVIKQEFDKDTYMKNALKKALKNVTNSVDCSVISHFHLDHVGALPFLTEHIGYSGPIYLTYPTRALCPLLLRDSVQVTSTRTVPDDPNTISSINASVKSLLNCHTNTTYNTDKRRKIEERTDPWGYSLNSVAECMKRSIPLQLRATETVGNLNLVPYYAGHVLGASMFLSECDGFKVLYTGDFNTIPDKHLGPAKVPTLEPDVLICESTYATFVRQSKRATEMELCTTVHDTLINGGKVLIPVFAVGRAQELAIILNNYWNNLSISFPIYFGGGLSEKATNYYKLHSSWTNNNSITNLRENPFSLRNLLQFDQSFLNDNRPMVLFATPGMVHTGLSLKACKLWSQNPNNLILIPGYCVQGTVGNKLIAGEKTIKTNIGVMNIKCKVRYLSFSAHADSPGILQLIKHIRPKNIVFVHGELESMKRFSKHINNTLKIPVYYPCNGQTIKFTKDTSKNDIREVYVHPNILIHNETVVYGFNLNNNIYLYNKETLLKTLSNEDSRVGDVEKIVKSTMPKIINRVKLTVTPDQFYKLTEFIAKIIQNSKVEDKDYTTKTSSEELNFKYSSLELVYKHDNLTIQWNQHDINYKLINLIVKLTLKLLENSSNN